The DNA region TTTAGTGTAATATAAGCCAAGGAGACTCATGGCCCTGGAAGTCATGAGTGAATTTGAATAGTATAGGATAAGTGAGACCTGGTCACTAACTTATACCATAGTCGAAGATTGCTCGACATCTTTCTGTCCATACCGAGGAATATTTTCAATGACTACGTTGGTACGCGCGCGCTCATTGAAATTGTTGGTTGATAACCAAgatagtaattatttttattttgttctaagcTTAGTAAATATGCTAACCTTGGTAggttagatttagttttgtagATTTGGTAATCTGCGGTCCGTGCCGTACGCCCGTCTGTTTTGATTCGTGACGTTAGAGCACTGGCAACACTGAATACACTGACGCAAGACAATATTACGTTATCTGTGGCACAACAGATCCGCGCTATCGAGAGGCATTTCTTGCACTTTTTCCGtgtattttaaacaaatttagacctacaactatcaaaatgtaagtaattaattaCGTTACGTCTATATTCAATAATTCGTTTTGTTTCATTGCAATTTAACACGAGGTTTTCCTACTTTTAGGGCAACCACGGCCAAGCCACGCTCGGAGATGACTCTGGAAGAGTTAGCTAAGATTGAGGAGGAAGAATTCAGCACAGGGCCTCTGTCCGTGCTAACACAGTCTGTGAAGAACAATACTCAAGTTCTGATCAACTGCAGGAACAACAAAAAGTTGTTGGGCCGTGTCAAGGCCTTCGACCGGCATTGTAACATGGTTCTTGAAAATGTAAAGGAAATGTGGACTGAAGTGCCGAGGACTGGCAAAGGAAAGAAGGTAAGCCagattattttgtaaaataaagagTTAAGTCTAAATTGGCTCTGTGTATTGAAATTGTTTGAGGTTATGTTGGATGTTTGGTAAAACAAAGATCAGTGACATACCTAGCTGccagcctagccaaagtgacaatagTTCATTCTCTGTAGGTGAATTATGTTACAAAGAGTAAACATTTTGTAGAATGTCTATGCACCCGGaatgtaataatataaaatggtCATTTCAAGACGTCAGCGAATTCTAATTGCGGCGACTCATTTGTCTTCAGTGGAATTTAATTtctaatttattagaattcaaATTTCACTGAAAATATAAGTGTCGCAGCAATTAGAATATGGACTAGACgacagtggcggagcgtcgatacaactcgattcccaacgggttccctaaaattatctagtatctgtagaagtccatacaaaacagattccaaaaacccctccggctttaccaacgaaaattacCTTACCTTCCCCTCCAAACCTTGGATTTTAAACTAAATAGAAATTTAACATATTGTGTCGTCATTTTCAGGGCAAAGCTGTCAACAAAGACAAGTTTATTTCCAAGATGTTCCTCCGTGGAGACTCCGTCATTCTGGTTCTAAGGAACCCCCTTGCCACCGCAGCGGGAAAGTAAACTAGCTTTAAGGTACCAAAGTCATCTATTGTCAAACGGTCAGACCCTGTTCTAATCcagtttaacccttaaatgcatgaactAGACAAAAATCTTccacaaatttgaattttgacatgctgtcaatagagtcaaaaatgcattatgcatatatacatcactatgcatttaagggttaaacatCTACAAATATGTGGTGGACATGTATTATAACCAGAAATTCCAATAAGTTTATTTTGATCAACAATTTTTGTTTTCAATTTCCTTGTGATTGGTTTGCGGTGGATGCACTAGATGTAATTTTATAAGTCTTAATATAAGGATTAAAATTACttagttttgttttattcaaaccatttaattttataaggGGCAGCTTTATGTGAAAGAAAGAGGCTTATAAAGAAAAAATAGTCaagcatacattttttttattaaaaatacaagtgGTAATATCAACAGTCTACTGGGTATATCAAAATTTTTGAGCAAATccattaaattaagtttaattaTCAAATGCACTATATGagtattataaacattaaaaatatctTTGGGTTTAAAACATAAACAAATGTAGGCAAAACATTAGTAACAATACTGTTTATAAATCCTTTTcttaaatttttacttaaaaatattagCATTTACTTAATAAGTACGTAAAACAGACCAGCCCCTCtaacacaacttgccttgtcgcgcgctagtccatacttgaagccgcgcttgatgtatgaacTCGCGCGGCAAGGCAAGTTATGCTAAAGGGTCTGCTACACAGATAACTAAACAATACTCAGCCTGAATTGACAAAGGAATGTTTATTCTCAATTTAAATTTGTCATCCTCCATAGATTATGTCACAAGTGGGCAAATGATATATTTCTGATAAGGGCCCTAAGCTCCACattcatttgacgaccggtctggcgcagtcggtagtgaccctgcctgctgcgccgcggtcccgggttcgaatcccggtaagggcatttatttgtgtgatgagcacagatatttgttcctgagtcatggatgttttctatgtatataagtatttatatattatatatcgttgtctgagtacccacaacacaagccttcttgagcttaccgtgggcctcagtcaatctgtgttagaatgtcctataatatttatttattaaaaaaaaatccatttctGATATCCTTGCAATACTCATGATTTAACTACAGAAACTTTTGCTTTTTTCATAATTCAATATATGCCCTCACCACAAATATGTCATTTTGCTTCCTTGCCAAGCAatctatttatgtaaaagtacattataatataaaattatttattaacatttacaTTGCCAACTTTTCTCAGCTTCGATCTTTGATTAAGAAACTCACTAGTCGTAGAAGTAAGACCAGCATTTATTATTTCTGGCTTAAGTTTATTTTCTTGTGGCAGTCTGTTAGGCTTTGGACTAACACCTGGTTTTGGACTTACACTAGGCTTAGGACTAACACTAGGCTTAGGACTTACACTAGGTTTTAGACTAGCAGTTTTAGGACTTACAGTAAGATTAGGTCTATTTACAGGTGACATTTTACTGTTCTTAAGCAATTCAAGTTCTTTATTTAAGTCTTTAAAATTAGGAATATTGGAGTTACTTTTCTCTGTGATTGTCTCAATATGTTTCATATCATCAATTTTAGGTTTGATTACATCTAAATTATTTACCccagttttattataattattatggatAGGAACATGGGTATTCTTTTGAACAATAACTATGTcctctttatttattgtaagtttAAATTTTACAGGTTCTCTTTCATTTTTTGTCTTTCTTAGCTTTTCTCTTTCTGTCTTTTTAGCTATATCTGTATTAGGTTTATCAACATAACATATTTCTGCATACTCATTACCATATTCATTCTTGACAGTAACAATTTTTCTCACATTATCCTTTGTAGTGTTACAATTAATTTTATCACTAACATAAAACCAATTTCTTAAAGAATTTAAACTAGGTAGAGCAAACTTAGAATCAAAGGTAGGTTTTTTATAGTGTGATTTGAAAATCTTGTAGCGTAGAACGGAACAACAGGCACAGAAGTATATGAGGAGTAGAACTAATATGATAGCAGGGACGATGCCTAAGAAAATCACGTACATCGCCACCATGAATCGCCATAAACCTGTAGAAAATAACgctatttaaattttatattttttgcagtttATGATTCTTATGAAAGTAGAGAAAACAGCTACTTTGAACAGATATTTCCTTGACATATTTCTAGAGATAGTTCCTTGATACATATACATACTGGTAGTATCGGAGATGGGCCCGGAGTCATAAGAGCCCCCGGCGCCAGGCAGCTCGCACAGCGGTGGCGCGTAGCCTGCATCACAGTGGCAGTTACCTGCAGAAAAACAAACAATCtattataaaatacaatacaatacaaatattctttattgctcaccaatataacaagatgacattaaaaaaataagcacataactttaattaactttggtagacaacaggcggtcttatcgctaaagagcgatcttttccagacaacctttgggtagtggagacaagacacaaaaaacaactgatttgagtaggtgatgcagtgagtgatagaaaacgtcaaataatcttaatactaataaacatacataaatagcaaaataaaataaacctaaatataccatacataatataaatactataacaacACAGCTACGAATTTACACAGTAAAATGTGTAAATTCCAATTTATTTCTTCATAACGAAAGTTACATgtctatacatataatattaaagtaaatTACGATAGAAATATTTAAATGGAAATACCAATCAACCAATGCTATAAATACTACtgaacaagcgcggatccagcttcgtgcccaggggaggggggggggtcacgtggcaaaggcccaggccccaaggggggggggtcacgtggtctatttgtatggccaacctaggctgcaggggggggtcatgtgacccccatgaccccccccctggatccgcgcatgctacTGAAATTCTTACCATTAGAGTTACACACGCCGTGTCCGGAGCAGTTACAAGAATAGACAGAGCCCGCCGCTCGTTGAGACATCTCTCTCACTCGCTCAACCGACACGCATTTCTGCTGCATACACATCTGCAATTTTATGGATCATTTAGTTATTTCGTATGGATAATATAAGGTTTGACATCAGCTTACATATCAGAACTTATGATATCAGAACCTGTGGCCAGAAGAACGATCGTTGCCGCTCTATAGTGtaattgtaatgtaatgtatCATGTTATCTGTCTCTACGGCTCTTCCGTATGAGCGCAACCGAGCTGAAGTCTTAAACCAATTGGGCCTGTAATGTTGGCTACAGGTtcaattgttaacaaaaaataagtgaTAAAAACTTGCGAAACTTAACACATCATGAATACATCTGTGTGGCAAAAGGCGCTGGCTCAGCATTGTGATATTTGTGATGGGGCAAGCCACTTCGCTGGTATTCTGCCAGTTGTTAATATCCTAAGGCACCCCacaggtgcatagggcctccacaagatccttccacgcctttctatcttgagccaccgccttggcctcgttccagctcagtccatattcccgcagctcgttctcaaccctccgcctccaggtgtgtacggggcgtttgcgggctcgcttcctccttgaggccgccactcaaacgcgatactggcgctattggtagctcctcttcgaagggtcTGACCGATCCATTTCCGCAGAGCCACTTCCTGGGCGatcggaggttgtcggcacATACTCCACAAATCCTCATTTCTTAtggtcttattttattttatttgtaaggaAAACTTACAGCTAACGTTACAATAAGGCTCATAACATGGAAAcaatgagccaataacaagtttccacagatagaaactgggCAGAAGAAACGGAGGACCGACCGGAGGGAGAGCCATGATGCTATGCAGGCTATGCAGGTATAAaggggatgacgactacataaaaaatgatggcattctgtttaggcactggtcccaccgcgagctagtaagctatgagctatgtttatagttactcgcccagcggtgagctatcaaaatcgccgtgtctcttttatttgcacgggagtgcttatcttttgttcgtttttatagccgatagctcatagcttactagctcgcgatgggaccagtgtttagtccgtcagttacatcgtccaaaaatactgaacacatatttttcgctttttgtaattaatgaaaaaatacaaagatatacaGACGTCattcacttctaagtaaaaattctACCTAGGCGTGagcgcgtgacgtcacgcgaaacttcaacgcactgtaccgtcgtcatttttcgtttacgagaacaaaagaaaaaatacgtgtctaaaattctttgataatcttactgacggactaattagattttttagtcgtctcgcctattttcGAATGCAGTTTAGAAGTTACCTTATCAGGTCCGCACTTGGCGCCATCGGGTACCAGACCTGGGTCCACGTCCCTCAGCCCAAAGTCGATCATGGCCGTGTGGCACGGGACCACCTTATCTAAAAACAAGACGAAAAACTTTAGTTTTAAGCTACGCAAAATAAAACGTAAAAAGGGCTGTTCATGATGGTTGCACAGTGCAACTTGCACTAGACTTTGCCCTGTAGCATGTCGCAGAAGACGTAATTTTTAAGGTTCTGTATGATTATCTCACCTCTGCCCTTCTGCACGGGGTAGTTCTGTATCCTCGCCACAAAGTAGTCGCCGAGTTGGATCGCATTCTTCCCCTCAAGATGGCTGCACTGCAGCATACCGCAGTACACGTCTTGCGCCGCGCAGCGGCGGAATATCTGCGACACACGGTCGCGGCCGCAGTTGCCGTAGCTGTTACAATATTTACgtgtaaaaaaacaatatacaaTACTAAACacaaatatctttatttatggtagacaacaggcggtcttatcgctaaagagcgatctctttgggtagtggagacaaaacataataacctaacctcaaaattaaaattttgaaaaacccctactgcgacatagtagagcgattttcatgaaacatggctaatgacactcccgactaactcagctttcagacaaaaaaaaacgaaatctaaatcggttcatccgtttgggagctacgatgccacagacagacacacacacaggcagacaaacagacagacacgtcaaacttataacaccccttcgtttttgcgtcgggggttaaaaacgaatgATTTGAGACAATATGTACTTAGGTACAGTAGAAGTAGTAAAAGATTATAAAtaactagcgtttgcccgcggcttcgctcgcgttagaaagagacaaaaaggagcctatgtcactctccatcccttcaactatctccactttaaaaatcacgtcaatttgtcgctccgttttgccgtgaaagacgggacaaacaaatagacacacacactttcccatttataattttttttttttcatttatttatttcgggacttaatattaaatcaataataaatataaataaatattataggacattcttacacagattgactgagtcccacggtaagctcaagaaggcttgtgttgcaggtactcagacaacgatatatataatatacaaatacttatatacatagaaaacatccatgactcaggaacaaatatctgtgctcatctcacaaataaatgcccttgccgggattcgaacccgggaccgcggcttagcaggcaggatcactacccgctaggccagaccggtcgtcaaaaccacCGGTCACCGGTCATATTAAATAATAGTATGGATGTTTGAGCAAATCCGAAGGTcatgtatgagaaacgttattaATTAACGTgagtgaagcgaaagtggttcgTCAGGATCGCAGCAAGTGGAAATCCGTGacctctgcctacccctctgggaaacagatgtgagtataagtatgtatacttACTCGTTGGCGTCCACGTTGCGTTTGATATAGCACTCGTCGTCAGCTCTCTCCCCCGTGACTCCCCACAGCAGCTGGCACTGATCCGTGTGGGTCCGACAAGATCCTCGCACGCAGTAAGCCTGGTGGTAAGATAGAATCAAtactataggtacatacatagtTAAACTAGGCATTTTTTGCaaattgacaattttttttttattatggaccctagtcacacctgatggaaagtgaagacagtctaagatggagctcacctcagtaatagcctattcactcttgctttaaagagaccgaggtcgtattttttaacacgcttttattaggtcgtcgtgtatgtaactaactatgtaatggaatctgcggaggctaatttaaccatcttccaggagtcgtagcgtaatgaaaattggcagctatatgtagttccgatgacaatacaataatatggtactgttgagctgatctgatgatggagtcggaagatatgaactggaactacatgatggaacatcgtatcatagctgtttttgggcttcttagaaaagtcttgtaatgaactttgactacgattaggtttcaaggtctgatgatggagccggaagatatgaactggaactacatgatggaacatagtatcatagctgtttttgggcttcttagaaaagtcttgtaatgaactttgactacgattaggtttcaaggtctgatgatggagccggaagatatgaactggaactacatgatggaacatagtatcatagctgtttttgggcttcttagaaaagtcttgtaatgaactttgactacgattaggtttcaaggtctgacgatggagccggaagatatgaactggaactacatgatggaacatcgtatcatagctgtttttgggcttcttagaaaagccttgtaatgaactatgactacgattaggtttcaaggcctgatgatggtgccggaagatatgaacagaaagggggaggggggggggggggctcgaggggggaagcataaaagaaagatcaacgttgtatttaaaataagttgggttaaggttttcttgtgatccttaagagtaaagaaagggggcacgggggcgaagcccccgcatgaaagaaagatcaacgtagtatttagaataaattgggttagcgttttcttgtgacctttttagagcaaacaaaaggggggctcgggggcgaagcccccgcatgaaagaaagatcaacgtagtatttaagataagttgggttagcgttttcttgtgacctttaagagcaaacaaagggggctcgggggcgaagcccccgcataaaagaaagataaacgttgtatttaaaataagttgggttagggttttcttgttacccttaagagcaacgaaaagggggctcgggggcgaagcccccgcataaaagaaagattaacgtagtatttaaaataagttgggttagcgttttcttgtgacctttcagagcaaacaaaggggggctcggggggcgaagccccccgcatgaaagaaagatcaacgtagtatttaaaataagttggtttagggttttcttgtgacctttcagagcaaacaaagggggctcggggagtcaagcccccgcatgaaagaaagatcaacgtagtatttaagataagttgggttagcgttttcttgtgacctttaagagcaaacaaaggggggctcggggggcgaagtcccccgcatgaaagaaagatcaacgtagtatttaagataagttgggttaacgttttcttgtgacctttaagagcaaacaaaggggggctcggggggcgaagccccgcataaaagaaagataaacgttgtatttaaaataagttgggttggggttttcctgttacccttaagagtaacgaaaagaggggctcggggggcgaagccccccgcataaaagaaagattaacgtagtatttaaaagaagttgggttagcgttttcttgcgacctttcagagcaaacaaaggggggctcgggggcgaagcccccgcatgaaagaaagaacaacgtagtatttagaataagttgggttaaggttttcttgtgatccttaagggtaaagaaaagggggctcgggggcgaagcccccgcataaaagaaagataaacgttgtatttaaaataagttgggttagggttttcttgttacccttaagagtaacgaaaagggggctcgggggcaaagccccccgcataaaagaaagattaacgtagtatttaaaataagttgggttagcgttttcttgtgacctttcagagcaaacaaaggggggctcggggtgcgaagccccccgcatgaaagaaagaacaacgtagtatttagaataggttgggttaaggttttcttgtgatccttaagagtaaagaaaagggggctcgggggcgaagcccccgcatgaaagaaagatcaacgtagtatttaaaataagttgggttagcgttttcttgtgacctttaagagcaaacaaagggggctcgggggcgaagtccccgcatgaaagaaagatcaacgtagtatttaagataagttgggttagcgttttcttgtgacctttaagagcaaacaaagggggctcgggggcgaagcccccgcatgaaagaaagatcaacgtagtatttaagattagttgggttagcgttttcttgtgacctttaagagcaaacaaagggggctcgggggcgtagccgggcataaaagaaagataaacgttgtatttaaaataagttgggttagggttttcctgttacccttaagagtaacgaaaagggggctcgggggcgaagcccccgcataaaagaaaaattaacgtagtatttaaaataagttgggttagcgttttcttgtgacctttcagagcaaacaaaggggggctcgggggcgaagccccccgcatgaaagaaagatcaacgtagtatttagaataagttgggttagcgttttcttgtgatctttcagagcaaacaaagggggctcgggggacgaagccccccacatgaaagaaagaacaacgtagtatttagaataagttgggttagcgttttcttgtgacctttaagagcaaacaaaggggggctcggggggcgaagccccccgcatgaaataaagatcaacgtagtatttaagataagttgggttagcgttttcttgtgatctttaagagcaaacaaaggggggctcggggggcgaagcccccgcatgaaagaaagatcaacgttgtatttaaaataagttggtttagggttttcttgtgacctttcagagcaaacaaaggggggctcggggggccaagccccccgcatgaaagaaagatcaacgtagtatttaagataagttgggttagcgttttcttgtgacctttaagagcaaacaaagggggctcggagggcgaagcctccgcataaaagaaagatcaacgttgtatttaaaataagttgggtaatggttttcctgtgacccttaagagcaaataaaggggggctcggcaaaaaagaaatacttaaattttgtttgaattagttgaaatgtgacaatattttctaatcgagtcaaacaaaatcccactagctgagagcttcaaaacaatgtatggcgaaagtatgtctctctaatgtcttcaaaaagtccgcgatggcacatgtctatattgtctatcttttacggataacttactaggtataaacatttttatgataataccgtaataagaaggtaaccgctagttattattaagtagcaattagcaataagtacacgttaagccacaaatggcatgtaaaatccgcctacttgaaataaatttatgtataaatattaaaagtatttcattattaatgactaaaaagtataaaataaattaatagtttaaaaaacactataaaacacgcttttataaatgcacgtaaaagccaaaaataaattatggatcgttcaagttgtctctatttgtgagctgaagtttaaaaactatgtgcttttaattataatatttgattgtaaaagcgtggggcgctggaacaggaaagactttcttgtaaacaaatactaatccgaacttcctggcgaatgaagttgcataagaacataacgtttacatatgccgcctaagggttaccaaagagaaccaaagatatctcgtccacgaacaagaactctgcatcctgtcactgtagacactttccccatttgtactttgattaccggaaaattTTTCTGGTCGTAATTGTGTCAATTGTAAgagtatcctaccgactgcgccatgtaaaaGTATAGGGAATGAATGAATCAAATGAGCAATGACTgactaattatttattaagacgGTTAAACCTCACAATTACTACATAGCCTCATAATATAACACATATTTTGCGAATTAAATATGACATGACCATTTAGTCTTAACAAAATTACCTGTCCCTTCCGACAAGGCGTGGCGTCCATCTTGTGCACATCGCGCGGACAAAATGGCGACGTCCCGTTACAGAACTCCGGCAGGTCACACTCGGCGTTCGCGACGCGGCATTCCGTGCCAGTTGCCTTGGGACGACATGTCTGAAATAAATACAATGGCTAAAGATTTGAAAGAAACAAGGGTGCCTTTTTACCAGCGATACGCTACGTGGATGTGATTAGACAgattagtcgaacccgttcccaccTCGACCTAGGTGACCTC from Leguminivora glycinivorella isolate SPB_JAAS2020 chromosome 23, LegGlyc_1.1, whole genome shotgun sequence includes:
- the LOC125238392 gene encoding probable small nuclear ribonucleoprotein Sm D2, whose translation is MATTAKPRSEMTLEELAKIEEEEFSTGPLSVLTQSVKNNTQVLINCRNNKKLLGRVKAFDRHCNMVLENVKEMWTEVPRTGKGKKGKAVNKDKFISKMFLRGDSVILVLRNPLATAAGK
- the LOC125238430 gene encoding disintegrin and metalloproteinase domain-containing protein 12-like isoform X1; translation: MVKNCGSSVLCLCFVYFLLFVDMTICIQAHGNPSTEFSKHSVVKPKLRHGRTKREISSTQDLTGTHHRDVIITVAIDGEEQELELQLNEDLVPRGHSLSYQKDGRTIVHVPEREELDLCQYSGHVRGKPGSWTAVSTCDGVKGVIYDGEQLRYIEPAHGDIDGEHFVYSHEHLTKKHRCGVGSGSKHNFSHNPDYPLLFQQDDKLGRSSRDKRQTFDDTFVREPYNSNERSRYVELVLVVDHGEFIASGQDLRLVHRRMKDLTNIINSVYAPLNIFISLVGVEVWTEHDKISLEMNSDTTLENFNKYRSTDLIHRIPNDNAHLITHQKFEGSVVGKAHSAKMCSNQWSSGVETNHSRVLGIMAMTVAHEMGHNFGMGHDDEQEGCLCPDRSCIMSSYSSNYMVPVRWSTCSLRNLTRSFEKGLDYCLRNIPIRLFDSPTCGNGFLEAGEECDCGTPLGAESPSDRDRNACAACCKPDCTLRANATCANGQCCDIKTCRPKATGTECRVANAECDLPEFCNGTSPFCPRDVHKMDATPCRKGQAYCVRGSCRTHTDQCQLLWGVTGERADDECYIKRNVDANDYGNCGRDRVSQIFRRCAAQDVYCGMLQCSHLEGKNAIQLGDYFVARIQNYPVQKGRDKVVPCHTAMIDFGLRDVDPGLVPDGAKCGPDKMCMQQKCVSVERVREMSQRAAGSVYSCNCSGHGVCNSNGNCHCDAGYAPPLCELPGAGGSYDSGPISDTTSLWRFMVAMYVIFLGIVPAIILVLLLIYFCACCSVLRYKIFKSHYKKPTFDSKFALPSLNSLRNWFYVSDKINCNTTKDNVRKIVTVKNEYGNEYAEICYVDKPNTDIAKKTEREKLRKTKNEREPVKFKLTINKEDIVIVQKNTHVPIHNNYNKTGVNNLDVIKPKIDDMKHIETITEKSNSNIPNFKDLNKELELLKNSKMSPVNRPNLTVSPKTASLKPSVSPKPSVSPKPSVSPKPGVSPKPNRLPQENKLKPEIINAGLTSTTSEFLNQRSKLRKVGNVNVNK
- the LOC125238430 gene encoding disintegrin and metalloproteinase domain-containing protein 12-like isoform X2, which codes for MNQNYGLKVLCLCIVHSLILLDLTTIQAHRHPSTEFSKHSVVKPKLRHGRTKREISSTQDLTGTHHRDVIITVAIDGEEQELELQLNEDLVPRGHSLSYQKDGRTIVHVPEREELDLCQYSGHVRGKPGSWTAVSTCDGVKGVIYDGEQLRYIEPAHGDIDGEHFVYSHEHLTKKHRCGVGSGSKHNFSHNPDYPLLFQQDDKLGRSSRDKRQTFDDTFVREPYNSNERSRYVELVLVVDHGEFIASGQDLRLVHRRMKDLTNIINSVYAPLNIFISLVGVEVWTEHDKISLEMNSDTTLENFNKYRSTDLIHRIPNDNAHLITHQKFEGSVVGKAHSAKMCSNQWSSGVETNHSRVLGIMAMTVAHEMGHNFGMGHDDEQEGCLCPDRSCIMSSYSSNYMVPVRWSTCSLRNLTRSFEKGLDYCLRNIPIRLFDSPTCGNGFLEAGEECDCGTPLGAESPSDRDRNACAACCKPDCTLRANATCANGQCCDIKTCRPKATGTECRVANAECDLPEFCNGTSPFCPRDVHKMDATPCRKGQAYCVRGSCRTHTDQCQLLWGVTGERADDECYIKRNVDANDYGNCGRDRVSQIFRRCAAQDVYCGMLQCSHLEGKNAIQLGDYFVARIQNYPVQKGRDKVVPCHTAMIDFGLRDVDPGLVPDGAKCGPDKMCMQQKCVSVERVREMSQRAAGSVYSCNCSGHGVCNSNGNCHCDAGYAPPLCELPGAGGSYDSGPISDTTSLWRFMVAMYVIFLGIVPAIILVLLLIYFCACCSVLRYKIFKSHYKKPTFDSKFALPSLNSLRNWFYVSDKINCNTTKDNVRKIVTVKNEYGNEYAEICYVDKPNTDIAKKTEREKLRKTKNEREPVKFKLTINKEDIVIVQKNTHVPIHNNYNKTGVNNLDVIKPKIDDMKHIETITEKSNSNIPNFKDLNKELELLKNSKMSPVNRPNLTVSPKTASLKPSVSPKPSVSPKPSVSPKPGVSPKPNRLPQENKLKPEIINAGLTSTTSEFLNQRSKLRKVGNVNVNK